The Bacteroidota bacterium DNA segment AGAGATGTTTCTCACTAAGGTCTTTAATTATGAAAAAAATCAGGACTGGAAATTCGAAGGGGTGATACCTTGTATCATTGATTTTTATGCTGACTGGTGCCAGCCCTGTAAGGCACTTTCACCAGTTCTGGAAGAGCTGGTCAAGGAATATAATGGCAAGATCAATATTTATAAAATAAATACGGAAGAAGAAAATGAGCTGTCAGCTATCTTTGGCATAAGAAGCATCCCAAGCATGCTTTTTTGCCCGGTTGACGGAGAGCCGCAGATGGCCGTCGGGCTTTTACCCAAGCCAAACCTTATTCAGGCTATTGATGATGTCCTCCTGAAAAAGAAAGCAAGCTAAGAACGATGCTCAGTGAATCACTCAAAGGTTATACTCCCTGTTGCCTACTTGCCGCCGGTTGAGTATTTCACCTGGTTAATGTCAGCCGATGAGGTTGTCCTTGAAATCCAGGAGAATTAT contains these protein-coding regions:
- a CDS encoding thioredoxin domain-containing protein, whose translation is MEHLTKEMFLTKVFNYEKNQDWKFEGVIPCIIDFYADWCQPCKALSPVLEELVKEYNGKINIYKINTEEENELSAIFGIRSIPSMLFCPVDGEPQMAVGLLPKPNLIQAIDDVLLKKKAS